The Hymenobacter sp. 5317J-9 genome has a window encoding:
- a CDS encoding FGGY family carbohydrate kinase, which yields MKYLLGYDIGSSSIKVSLLDINSGKCVAAVTSPKQEMEISVPQANWAEQRPERWWQECVNATAELKASYGFDTSLVAGIGITYQMHGLVLVDKAGKVLRPAIIWCDSRAVDFGNQAFEEMGEEFCLSNFLNSPGNFTASKLKWVRENEPDVYARIHKIQLPGDYIAFKLSGQLQTTVSGLSEGVFWNFKRQAIAQELLDYYGISADLLPEVVDTFSVQGHVSAEAAQELGLTAGTPISYRAGDQPNNAFSLNVLNPGEVAATGGTSGVVYGINETNTPDPRSRVNSFVHVNSTPAQPRNGVLMCLNGTGILNSWLRKIVGELPYDRMNQLAAQAPVGAEGLVFLPFGNGVERILENRPADAELRGLNFNIHHQSHVLRAAQEGIVFALNYGMDIMRASGVQVRKVRAGNANMFLSPVFREAFVNSGNVELELYNTDAAQGAARGAGIGAGVYASPAEAFGGLERILTVEPTDRLREQYHAAYGRWQDALSHRIPNTITTPSYV from the coding sequence ATGAAATACCTCCTCGGCTACGACATCGGTAGCTCTTCTATAAAAGTCTCCTTGCTCGACATTAACTCGGGCAAGTGCGTGGCGGCTGTCACTTCTCCCAAGCAGGAGATGGAAATCAGCGTGCCCCAGGCCAACTGGGCTGAGCAGCGCCCCGAGCGCTGGTGGCAGGAATGCGTGAATGCCACCGCCGAACTGAAAGCCAGCTACGGCTTTGATACTTCGTTGGTGGCCGGCATCGGCATCACCTATCAGATGCACGGGCTGGTGCTGGTTGACAAAGCCGGAAAGGTGCTGCGTCCCGCCATCATCTGGTGCGACAGCCGCGCCGTGGACTTCGGCAACCAGGCATTTGAGGAGATGGGAGAGGAGTTTTGCCTGAGCAATTTCCTGAACTCGCCCGGCAATTTCACGGCTTCCAAGCTGAAGTGGGTGCGCGAAAACGAGCCCGACGTGTACGCCCGGATTCACAAGATTCAGCTGCCCGGCGACTACATTGCCTTCAAGCTGAGCGGGCAGCTGCAAACCACCGTTTCCGGCTTGTCGGAAGGCGTATTCTGGAATTTCAAGCGCCAGGCCATTGCCCAGGAATTGCTGGACTATTACGGCATCAGCGCCGACTTGCTGCCCGAGGTGGTGGACACCTTCTCGGTGCAGGGCCACGTGAGCGCCGAAGCCGCGCAGGAGCTGGGCCTGACGGCTGGCACGCCCATCAGCTACCGGGCCGGCGACCAGCCCAACAACGCCTTCTCGCTGAACGTGCTGAACCCCGGCGAAGTGGCGGCCACGGGTGGCACCAGCGGCGTGGTCTACGGCATCAACGAAACCAACACGCCCGACCCCCGCTCGCGGGTGAACTCCTTCGTGCACGTGAACAGCACGCCCGCCCAGCCCCGCAACGGCGTGCTCATGTGCCTGAACGGCACCGGCATCCTAAACAGCTGGCTCCGCAAAATCGTGGGCGAGCTGCCCTACGACCGCATGAACCAACTGGCCGCCCAGGCGCCGGTAGGGGCGGAGGGGCTCGTGTTTCTGCCCTTCGGCAACGGCGTGGAGCGCATCCTCGAAAACCGCCCGGCCGACGCCGAGCTGCGCGGCCTCAATTTCAACATTCACCACCAAAGCCACGTGCTGCGCGCGGCCCAGGAAGGCATTGTGTTCGCCCTCAATTACGGCATGGACATCATGCGGGCCAGCGGCGTGCAGGTGCGCAAGGTGCGCGCCGGCAACGCCAACATGTTCCTGAGCCCGGTGTTCCGCGAGGCTTTCGTGAACAGCGGCAACGTGGAGCTGGAGCTCTACAACACCGATGCGGCCCAGGGCGCGGCGCGCGGCGCGGGCATCGGGGCCGGCGTGTACGCCAGCCCGGCCGAAGCCTTCGGTGGCCTCGAACGCATTCTCACCGTGGAGCCGACTGACCGGCTTCGTGAACAATACCATGCCGCTTACGGCCGCTGGCAAGACGCATTATCTCACCGTATTCCAAATACAATCACCACCCCTTCCTATGTCTAG
- a CDS encoding sialate O-acetylesterase, giving the protein MSVKANVFAVVLLLSLPVARQAAAQVRLPRLVSDGMVLQRDADVAVWGWARPGEAVTVAFLGKTHKATTGPDGRWRVQLPRLKAGGPFEMNIKASNQVAVKDIMVGDVWLCSGQSNMETPMSRLRDKYPDVIAQAANPGIRQYEVPLTYNFQRPQQDVTGGKWIAADPQTVLKFSAVAYFFAKEINAKYQVPVGIIKDAVGGSPAEAWLSADGLKQFPTYEQQLAKFKDSTVVLGIRQREGAAVANWYQTLYKTDQGEARGQQKWSAPDYDASSWPTMPVPGFWADKTPLGPVNGVVWFRKDVDVPAAMVGQPARLEMGTLVDADSTYINGQLVGSTGYQYPPRKYDVKPGVLKAGKNVVTVRLISNGGRGGFTMGKKYELTAAGQTIDLRGPWQYKLGATMPPTPGTTTFQYTPGGLFNGMIAPVLPYAIKGVLWYQGESNAGRTGDYQALFDGMIVDWRKQFKQPNLPFLYAQLPNFMMARKEPSESGWAVVRDVQRRGLALPHTGMAVILDVGEWNDIHPLDKQTPGHRLALAAQKVAYGDAKVVSPGPLYQSMQVAGNKATLSFTSTGSGLMAKGGEPLKGFAIAGPDKKFVWAQARIEGNKVVVWSDQVPNPTVVRYAWADNPEGVNLYNKEGLPASTFTTEPEVPGATSRL; this is encoded by the coding sequence ATGTCTGTGAAAGCCAATGTGTTTGCCGTTGTACTGCTGCTGAGCCTGCCTGTGGCGCGCCAAGCCGCTGCCCAGGTGCGCTTGCCCCGCCTCGTGAGCGACGGCATGGTGCTGCAGCGCGACGCCGACGTGGCCGTGTGGGGCTGGGCCCGGCCCGGCGAGGCGGTGACGGTGGCCTTCCTGGGCAAAACCCACAAGGCTACCACCGGCCCCGATGGCCGCTGGCGCGTGCAGCTGCCCCGCCTGAAAGCGGGCGGCCCGTTTGAGATGAACATCAAGGCCAGCAACCAGGTGGCCGTGAAAGACATCATGGTGGGCGACGTGTGGCTGTGCTCGGGCCAGTCGAACATGGAAACGCCCATGAGCCGCCTGCGCGACAAGTACCCCGACGTCATCGCCCAGGCCGCCAACCCCGGCATCCGCCAATACGAGGTACCCCTGACCTACAACTTCCAGCGCCCGCAGCAGGACGTGACGGGCGGCAAGTGGATTGCGGCCGACCCGCAAACGGTGCTGAAGTTTTCGGCCGTGGCCTACTTCTTCGCGAAGGAAATCAACGCCAAATACCAGGTGCCCGTGGGCATCATCAAAGACGCGGTGGGCGGTTCGCCGGCCGAAGCCTGGCTGAGCGCCGACGGCCTGAAGCAATTCCCGACCTACGAGCAGCAGCTCGCCAAATTCAAAGACAGCACCGTGGTGCTCGGCATCCGGCAGCGCGAAGGCGCCGCGGTGGCCAACTGGTACCAGACCCTCTATAAAACCGACCAGGGCGAGGCCCGGGGCCAGCAGAAATGGTCGGCGCCTGACTATGACGCCAGCAGCTGGCCCACCATGCCGGTGCCCGGCTTCTGGGCCGATAAAACCCCGCTGGGCCCGGTGAACGGCGTGGTGTGGTTCCGCAAGGACGTGGACGTGCCGGCCGCCATGGTGGGCCAGCCCGCCCGCCTGGAGATGGGCACGCTGGTCGATGCCGACTCCACATACATCAACGGCCAGCTGGTGGGCAGCACCGGCTACCAGTACCCGCCCCGCAAATACGACGTGAAGCCCGGCGTGCTGAAAGCCGGCAAAAACGTGGTGACGGTGCGCCTCATCAGCAACGGCGGTCGCGGCGGCTTCACGATGGGCAAGAAATACGAGCTGACGGCCGCGGGCCAAACCATCGACCTGCGCGGGCCCTGGCAGTACAAGCTGGGCGCCACCATGCCGCCCACGCCCGGCACCACCACCTTCCAGTACACGCCGGGCGGCTTGTTTAATGGCATGATTGCACCGGTGCTGCCGTATGCCATCAAGGGCGTGCTGTGGTATCAGGGCGAGAGCAACGCCGGCCGCACCGGCGACTACCAGGCCCTGTTCGACGGCATGATTGTCGACTGGCGCAAGCAGTTCAAGCAGCCCAACCTGCCGTTTCTCTACGCGCAGCTGCCCAACTTCATGATGGCCCGAAAGGAGCCGTCGGAAAGCGGCTGGGCCGTGGTGCGCGACGTGCAGCGCCGCGGGCTGGCGCTGCCCCACACCGGCATGGCCGTGATTCTGGACGTCGGCGAGTGGAACGACATTCACCCCCTCGACAAGCAAACTCCCGGCCACCGCCTGGCCCTGGCTGCCCAAAAAGTGGCCTACGGCGACGCCAAAGTGGTATCGCCGGGTCCGCTGTATCAGAGCATGCAGGTGGCGGGCAACAAAGCCACGCTGAGCTTCACGAGCACCGGCAGCGGGCTGATGGCCAAGGGCGGTGAGCCGCTGAAGGGCTTCGCCATCGCCGGGCCCGACAAAAAGTTTGTGTGGGCTCAGGCCAGGATTGAGGGCAACAAAGTGGTGGTGTGGAGCGACCAGGTACCCAACCCCACCGTGGTGCGCTACGCCTGGGCCGACAACCCCGAGGGCGTAAACCTGTACAACAAAGAGGGCCTGCCGGCCTCCACCTTCACCACCGAGCCGGAGGTGCCGGGCGCCACCAGTCGCCTCTGA
- a CDS encoding RagB/SusD family nutrient uptake outer membrane protein has protein sequence MKKIVLTLGAALFLATTGCQKDILEENPQSVLTPSFLKTAQGVEAGVTGVYSGLRQLYGNDSGFFTTEAGTDLFTNGIANSSGLSDYGPNDLTPLNDGSHSFIWTICYTQINNANGVLQYGPQAQGIAPARQTQLLAEAKLLRANYYFRLVQDFGDVPLMLTFVDSPTKDIVRAPMASVYAQIIKDLTEALAAIADKPAQPGRVTRATALHLLSKVYLTRATAIPAGATGDYTLAAQYAKELIDNQTRYGLGLEATPGAVFANGNENGKEVIMNAQFNGDATFSRIDGFTFGGENVGGFNFRSRYDLLPNMARDIANGRPFARHSPTYFLLDSYILRDASGAPLEADAALRTTDTRYNSWFTSVYRVNNPGGNGGTTRAVVGDTSIWYSGRPLSAARLAQIANRTPAPYRVFQPNQITTEFFPTLNKYDSPTRTSVNGFSIRPNIVYRLAETYLIAAEAYFYLGNSAQARDYINVVRRRAAAPGRTTQMEITSAQVTIDFILDERARELAGEMHRWHDLKRTRTATGASELLTRIRNTNYAPALRSQGGGVYGSNAAINIKDFHVLRPIPQTEIDRTSGKITQNPGY, from the coding sequence ATGAAAAAGATAGTTCTAACGCTGGGTGCCGCGCTGTTTCTGGCAACCACCGGCTGCCAGAAAGACATTCTGGAAGAAAACCCGCAATCGGTGCTCACCCCCAGCTTCCTCAAAACCGCCCAGGGCGTGGAGGCCGGCGTGACGGGCGTGTACTCGGGCCTGCGCCAGCTCTACGGCAACGACTCGGGCTTCTTCACCACCGAGGCCGGCACCGACCTGTTCACCAACGGCATTGCCAACAGCAGCGGCCTGAGCGACTACGGCCCCAACGACCTGACCCCGCTCAACGACGGCTCGCACTCGTTTATCTGGACGATTTGCTACACCCAGATTAACAACGCCAACGGGGTGCTGCAGTACGGCCCGCAGGCCCAGGGCATTGCCCCGGCCCGCCAAACCCAGCTCCTGGCCGAAGCCAAGCTGCTGCGCGCCAACTACTACTTCCGGCTGGTGCAGGACTTCGGCGACGTGCCGCTCATGCTCACCTTCGTCGATTCGCCCACCAAGGACATCGTGCGCGCGCCCATGGCCAGCGTGTACGCCCAGATTATCAAGGACCTGACCGAGGCTCTGGCGGCCATTGCCGACAAGCCCGCCCAGCCCGGCCGCGTGACGCGCGCCACGGCCCTGCACCTGCTGTCCAAGGTGTACCTGACCCGCGCCACCGCCATTCCGGCCGGGGCCACCGGCGACTACACGCTGGCCGCCCAGTACGCCAAAGAGCTCATCGACAACCAGACCCGCTACGGCCTGGGCCTGGAAGCCACGCCCGGCGCCGTGTTTGCCAACGGCAACGAGAACGGCAAAGAGGTGATTATGAACGCCCAGTTCAACGGCGATGCCACGTTCTCGCGCATCGATGGCTTTACCTTCGGCGGCGAAAACGTGGGCGGCTTTAACTTCCGCAGCCGCTATGACCTGCTGCCCAACATGGCCCGCGACATTGCCAACGGCCGTCCGTTTGCCCGCCACTCGCCCACGTACTTCCTGCTGGATTCCTACATCCTGCGCGATGCCAGCGGCGCCCCGCTGGAGGCCGACGCAGCGCTCCGCACCACCGACACGCGTTACAACAGCTGGTTCACCTCGGTGTACCGGGTGAACAACCCGGGCGGTAACGGCGGCACCACCCGGGCTGTGGTGGGCGACACCTCGATTTGGTACTCGGGCCGGCCGTTGTCGGCCGCGCGCCTGGCACAGATTGCCAACCGCACGCCCGCGCCGTACCGCGTGTTCCAGCCCAACCAGATTACCACCGAATTCTTCCCCACGCTTAACAAATACGACTCGCCCACCCGCACCTCGGTGAACGGCTTCTCCATCCGGCCCAACATCGTGTACCGCCTGGCCGAAACCTATCTGATTGCGGCGGAAGCGTACTTCTACCTGGGCAACTCCGCCCAGGCCCGCGACTACATCAACGTGGTGCGCCGCCGCGCCGCCGCGCCCGGCCGGACCACGCAAATGGAAATCACGTCGGCGCAGGTCACCATCGACTTCATCCTCGACGAGCGGGCCCGCGAGCTGGCGGGCGAAATGCACCGCTGGCACGACCTGAAGCGTACCCGGACCGCCACCGGCGCCAGCGAGCTGCTGACGCGCATTCGCAACACCAACTACGCCCCCGCGCTGCGGAGCCAGGGCGGCGGGGTGTACGGCTCCAACGCGGCCATCAACATCAAGGATTTCCACGTGCTGCGGCCCATTCCGCAGACGGAGATTGACCGCACCAGCGGCAAAATCACCCAGAACCCCGGGTACTAA
- a CDS encoding TonB-dependent receptor yields MQLLLSNAAPRPVRRWAQLFGAAALLLGGMMPAEAWAQAGRTVSGTVTSDNGEPLPGVTVIVKGTTVGATTNAAGEYTLSMPDGGNTLVISSIGYEKKEVPVGASGAVNARLTTEAQALNEVQVVGYGVQKKSQVTGAISSVDEQALRDVPVANVGQALQGRAAGVNISSNGTAPGQAPTIRIRGNRSLSGSNDPLLVVDGVPYDGSLNDLNPDDLTGVEVLKDASSTAIYGARGANGVILITTKRGKNGAAKATYSGYYGQKRIYDRFDLQNGEQYYNYRLEAFRAQTPTFNPATATTFLTNDERANYAAGKTTDYQSLLFQNGHIQNHTLGLTGGTEQTQYSASLGYYDETGIVPVQRFRRYSVRGTLDQKIGGRVKVGANSLNTFTDENDPNVNVLYQILTTSPLASTNGPDGQLVLYPNGDQLSNPLTLYAPNAHLDRRRRLRSFNSLYGQINILKGLDYRLNVGLDGRTQADDAFYASVTPQNNAGLNSASSGSSIAYNLLAENILTYNRTFADKHDLNVTALYSRQTFHNDGFSGSVQGTLADYQLNSNLGAGTPNSVNNVNRQPIDWALESYMGRINYSFDNRYSVTLTARNDGSSRLAPGNKYKWFPSAAVAWNIANEQFLKGQDWLSVLKLRASLGRVGSTAINPYQTQGSLGAGLGNGYYNWGPVGAVGVVPNNIPNPALGWEYTTTTNVGLDFGFFNNRLTGSVEVYQQRTSDLLLPDALPTASGYGSFIRNAGQTQNRGIEISLTTANVRSASVNGFEWSTDWNFTVNREKLLDLNLYDANGNPRDDVGNQRFIGQPLYVFYDFKKVGIWQTSEADEARKYGTKPGQIKVEDVNSDGKIDAADRQVIGSRQPRFEAGLTNRFRFKGFDLNIVALTRVGATVVDPYSFGPSYYATNTGRRNQLNFDYWTPTNPTNEYPQPDQTARANEWPTYGSTLGYHSGTFIKIRSIDLGYTIPAAWAKSAFLSSARIYLQVQNPYIWAADKYYQRNKAIDPDALSYSTRFSNTGTASANLDFQGGSNYPVTRAFIAGVNLGF; encoded by the coding sequence ATGCAACTACTTTTATCAAACGCTGCGCCGCGCCCAGTCCGGCGCTGGGCGCAACTCTTCGGAGCGGCGGCGCTGCTGCTGGGCGGCATGATGCCGGCCGAGGCCTGGGCCCAGGCCGGCCGCACGGTGTCGGGCACGGTCACGTCGGATAACGGCGAGCCGCTGCCGGGCGTGACGGTTATCGTGAAAGGCACCACCGTGGGCGCCACCACCAACGCGGCCGGCGAGTACACGCTGAGCATGCCCGATGGCGGCAACACGCTGGTGATTAGCTCCATTGGCTACGAGAAAAAGGAGGTGCCGGTGGGCGCGTCCGGGGCCGTGAATGCCCGCCTCACCACCGAAGCCCAGGCCCTGAACGAGGTGCAGGTGGTGGGCTACGGCGTGCAGAAGAAAAGCCAGGTGACGGGCGCCATCTCTTCGGTGGACGAGCAGGCCCTGCGCGACGTGCCCGTGGCCAACGTGGGCCAGGCCCTGCAGGGCCGCGCGGCCGGCGTCAACATTTCGAGCAACGGCACGGCGCCGGGCCAGGCGCCCACCATCCGCATCCGGGGCAACCGCTCGCTTTCGGGCAGCAACGACCCGCTGCTGGTGGTGGACGGCGTGCCCTACGACGGCAGCCTCAACGACCTGAACCCCGACGACCTGACCGGCGTGGAAGTGCTGAAAGACGCCTCCTCGACGGCCATTTACGGCGCCCGCGGCGCCAACGGCGTGATTCTGATTACGACCAAGCGCGGCAAAAACGGCGCCGCCAAAGCCACCTACAGCGGCTACTACGGCCAGAAGCGGATTTACGACCGATTCGACCTGCAAAACGGCGAGCAGTACTACAACTACCGCCTGGAGGCGTTCCGGGCGCAAACCCCCACCTTCAACCCGGCCACCGCAACCACGTTCCTGACCAACGACGAGCGGGCCAACTACGCCGCCGGCAAAACCACCGACTACCAGAGCCTGCTGTTCCAGAACGGCCACATCCAGAACCACACGCTGGGCCTGACCGGGGGCACCGAGCAAACGCAGTACTCGGCCTCGCTGGGCTACTACGACGAGACGGGCATTGTGCCGGTGCAGCGCTTCCGGCGCTACTCGGTGCGCGGCACGCTCGACCAGAAAATCGGGGGGCGCGTGAAGGTGGGAGCGAATAGCCTGAACACCTTCACCGACGAAAACGACCCGAACGTGAACGTGCTGTACCAGATTCTGACGACCAGCCCCCTGGCGTCGACCAACGGCCCCGACGGCCAACTGGTGCTGTATCCCAACGGCGACCAACTCTCGAACCCGCTGACGCTGTACGCACCCAATGCCCACCTGGACCGCCGCCGCCGCCTGCGCAGCTTTAACAGCCTCTACGGCCAGATTAACATCCTGAAAGGCCTGGACTACCGCCTCAACGTGGGCCTCGACGGCCGCACCCAGGCCGATGATGCCTTCTACGCCTCGGTGACGCCGCAGAACAACGCCGGCCTCAACTCGGCCAGCAGCGGCTCGAGCATTGCCTACAACCTGCTGGCAGAAAACATCCTGACCTATAACCGCACGTTTGCCGATAAGCACGACCTGAACGTGACGGCCCTCTACAGCCGCCAGACCTTCCACAACGACGGCTTCAGCGGTTCGGTGCAGGGCACGCTGGCCGACTACCAGCTGAACAGCAACCTCGGGGCCGGTACCCCCAACAGCGTGAACAACGTGAACCGGCAGCCCATCGACTGGGCGCTGGAGTCGTACATGGGCCGCATCAACTACTCGTTCGACAACCGCTACTCGGTGACGCTGACGGCGCGTAACGACGGGTCGTCGCGCCTGGCGCCCGGTAACAAGTACAAGTGGTTCCCCTCGGCCGCCGTGGCCTGGAACATCGCCAACGAGCAGTTCCTCAAAGGCCAGGACTGGCTGAGCGTGCTGAAGCTGCGCGCCAGCCTGGGCCGCGTGGGCAGCACCGCCATCAACCCCTACCAGACGCAGGGCTCGCTGGGCGCTGGCCTGGGCAACGGCTACTACAACTGGGGCCCCGTGGGCGCCGTGGGCGTGGTGCCCAACAACATTCCGAACCCCGCCCTGGGCTGGGAATACACCACCACCACCAACGTGGGCCTGGACTTTGGCTTCTTCAACAACCGTCTGACGGGTAGCGTGGAAGTGTACCAGCAGCGCACCAGCGACCTGCTGCTGCCCGACGCCCTGCCCACGGCCAGCGGCTACGGCTCCTTCATCCGCAACGCCGGCCAAACCCAGAACCGCGGCATTGAGATTTCGCTGACCACGGCCAACGTGCGCTCGGCCAGTGTCAACGGCTTTGAGTGGAGCACCGACTGGAACTTCACCGTGAACCGCGAGAAACTGCTCGACCTGAACCTGTACGATGCCAACGGCAACCCCCGCGACGACGTGGGCAACCAGCGCTTCATTGGCCAGCCGCTGTACGTGTTCTACGACTTCAAGAAAGTGGGCATCTGGCAAACTTCTGAGGCCGACGAGGCGCGGAAATACGGCACCAAGCCGGGCCAGATTAAGGTGGAAGACGTGAACAGCGACGGCAAGATTGATGCCGCCGACCGCCAGGTGATTGGCTCGCGCCAGCCCCGGTTTGAGGCCGGCCTCACCAACCGCTTCCGCTTCAAAGGCTTCGACCTGAACATTGTGGCCCTGACCCGCGTGGGCGCCACGGTGGTCGACCCGTACTCCTTCGGCCCCAGCTACTACGCCACCAACACCGGCCGCCGCAACCAGCTGAACTTCGACTACTGGACGCCCACCAACCCCACCAACGAGTACCCCCAGCCCGACCAGACGGCCCGCGCCAACGAGTGGCCCACCTACGGCTCGACCCTGGGCTACCACAGCGGCACGTTCATCAAAATCCGCAGCATCGACCTGGGCTACACCATCCCGGCCGCCTGGGCCAAGTCGGCCTTCCTGAGCTCGGCCCGCATCTACCTGCAGGTGCAGAACCCCTACATCTGGGCTGCCGACAAGTACTACCAGCGCAACAAGGCCATCGACCCCGACGCCCTCTCGTATTCGACGCGCTTCAGCAACACGGGCACGGCCTCGGCCAACCTCGATTTCCAGGGCGGCAGCAACTACCCCGTTACGCGCGCCTTCATCGCGGGTGTTAACCTGGGCTTCTAG
- a CDS encoding SDR family NAD(P)-dependent oxidoreductase has translation MNKLSHSSGHSASSNGVVTASQQRHADVFSLDGKLALVTGGGTGIGLEIARCMAEAGATVVITGRREAVLQDAVADLGDSVEYLVNDITDLSAIDGLVAEVEATYGPLDILVNNAGINLKKPALDVTDEEFSRILHTNLHSVFALTRACAARMVARRKGVILMISSMAAYYGIDRVVAYAASKSAVEGMVKVLASEFSGHNVRVNAIAPGFIETAMSRTAMNSDPDRRDRAMRRTPMGKFGKPEDIGHAAVFLASDGARYITGASLPVDGGNSIGF, from the coding sequence ATGAATAAGCTGTCGCACTCTTCCGGTCATTCCGCTTCCTCCAACGGCGTCGTTACGGCCTCGCAGCAGCGCCACGCCGACGTGTTTTCGCTCGACGGCAAGCTGGCGCTGGTGACCGGCGGCGGCACCGGCATCGGGCTGGAAATTGCCCGCTGCATGGCCGAGGCGGGCGCTACCGTGGTCATCACGGGCCGGCGCGAGGCGGTGCTGCAGGACGCCGTGGCCGACCTGGGCGACTCGGTGGAATACCTGGTGAACGACATCACCGACCTGAGCGCCATCGACGGCCTGGTGGCCGAGGTGGAAGCCACCTACGGCCCCCTCGACATTCTGGTGAACAACGCCGGCATCAATCTCAAAAAGCCGGCCCTGGACGTGACGGACGAGGAATTCAGCCGCATTCTGCACACCAACCTGCACTCGGTGTTTGCCCTCACGCGGGCCTGCGCCGCCCGCATGGTGGCCCGCCGCAAGGGCGTCATCCTCATGATTTCGTCGATGGCGGCCTACTACGGCATCGACCGCGTGGTGGCCTACGCGGCCTCCAAGTCGGCGGTGGAGGGCATGGTGAAGGTGCTGGCCTCGGAATTCTCCGGCCACAACGTGCGCGTCAACGCCATTGCGCCGGGCTTCATCGAAACCGCCATGAGCCGCACGGCCATGAACTCCGACCCCGACCGCCGCGACCGCGCCATGCGCCGCACGCCAATGGGCAAGTTCGGCAAGCCCGAAGACATCGGCCACGCGGCCGTTTTCCTGGCTTCTGATGGCGCCCGCTACATCACCGGCGCCTCGCTGCCCGTCGACGGCGGCAATTCCATCGGCTTTTAG